A segment of the Marinobacter arenosus genome:
CGCCCTCAGTGCCCATCCGGGCCGCCTGGAACTGGCGAACGGCGGCTCCCTGATCCTGTCATCCATTGACGAGCTCAACCTCGAACAACAATCCGCGATCCTGCGCTTCCTGCAGGAAGGGCAGATTGAGCGCATTGGCGGCAGTGAACCCATCCCGATCGACAGTCGCATCATTACCACCTCGAGCCAGCCCCTGACCGAACTGGTCGAAACCGGGCAGTTTCGCAGTGACGTCTACTACCGGCTGGGCGGACTGGAGGTCAAATTACCGGCCCTCAAAGACCGCCGCGAAGACATCCCGGCGCTGGCCGAAGCCCTCCTTGAAGCCTCCAACCGTGGCGGCAAACAGAAGCGGCTCAGCGAAGCGGCCATTCAGCGCCTGGTCAACCATTCCTGGCCTGGCAACTTCCGGGAACTGCAGAACCGGTTGCGACAGGGCCTACTCCTGTGCGACCGGGAGGTGATCGAACCGGCCGACTTGGGGCTGGAACCAACCGGCCCCGAAGGGGATGTGCCGGCCACCTCCAACCTGAGCCTGGAAGAATTCCGGGCCCGGGCTGACCGCCAGGCGCTGTCCTGCAGCCTGGCCCTGGCACACCACAATGTCTCCGCCGCTGCGCGGATCCTGAAGATATCACGCGTTTCGTTTTACCGGCTTATGGACAAATACAACGCCGGTCCCCAGTCGGGTCATCACCGACAGGGCTCACACCACAAGGGAGATCCACCATGAGAAAACCGCTACTCTTTCCGCTGTTCGCCAGCGCCTGCCTGATGCCCGCGACGGGGATTGCGCAAACGGACTCTGCCGGGGACGTCCCGGCATCCCCCGAAGAAGCTGAAGCGAAGAAAGAGCAGGTCACCGACATTGCCTCCATCACCTCCGACCGCGGAATCGTCACCCGGCCGGGGCGACTGACCATCGAACCGGCGTTTTCCCACGCCCACAGCAACGCCACCCGGGTCGCCATTGAGGGCTACACCGTGATTCCGGCCCTGCTTGTGGGCCTGATCAATATCTCCGAGATTCAACGGGACATCTTCGTTGGCGCCCTGACCTTCAAATACGGCTTCACCAGCCGGTTTGAAGCCGATGTCCGAGTGCCCTGGCTGAGCGTCAACGAGGATCTCAGGGAACGTCAGGCCTTTGAGGGAACCCCCGTCGATACGCTTCGGGAGTCCTCGGGCGAAGGCCTCGGGGACGTCGAGCTGTCGGCGCGTTATCAGCTGAACGACGGCCTGGAAGGCTGGCCCTACGTGATCGGCGTGTTCCGGGTCAAGACGCCCACGGGGGAAGGGCCCTACGATGTTGACCAGCGGGTGGTGGAAGACAGCGAGGGTAACCCCATCGGGGTGGAACTGGAGGAGCGGCCCACCGGATCCGGATTCTGGTCCTTTGAGCCGGGGTTCTCGTTCATCTACCCGTCTGACCCGGCCGTTCTGTACGGCAGCCTCAGTTACGTCTGGACCATGAAGGAGGACCAGGGACCGGAAAACGGCGGTGAAGTCGACCCCGGGGACGTGGTGCGCTTCGGATTCGGCATGGGCTTCGCCTTCAACGAGCGGACCTCGTTCAGCCTGGGTTACGACCACTCCGTCATCCGCAAAACCAGCTTCGAGACCAACAGCGACCTGTTCGGGGCAAACTTTGACCGCATCCAGGTGGGTTCGCTGTCCTTCGGCCTGGCCCAGAGACTGTCAACCAACACCACCCTGAGCCTGACCGTGAACGTGGGGGTCACTGAAAACGCCCCCAACAGCGAGTTGACCCTGAAGCTGCCGATCACCCTCTGAACGCCGCCGGCCGGGGCCCACCCTGGCGTCCAGGTCGCCTAGCGGCCAAGCATCTGTAACACGGGTTCACGCATGGCATCCGGCAGCCGGCTCAGACCGGCGCCGAGGTTATTCAGTTCGATGTTCAGTTGCCGGCTGTTCTGGATCTCGGTGCCGTTCAGGTTGTTCTGAATGACCGTAATCCAGCCGCCGTCCTTCGATGCCGACGATATCAGTGCCTGGCCGCCGGCTTTACCCACGATGGTTTCCACCGTATGGGGCACGGCGCGTCCATTGGCCACCTGATTCAGGTTGGGAATGTTCAGGCGGTTGATGGCCAGGGTTTCTCCGTCAACGGACACCACCTGCTCCAGCCCGATCCGGATTTCGAGATCGTCCAGCAGAAAACCACCCCGCAGGGACGCCAGCTCATCGTTGCTCAGCGCCTGAGCCGGGAAGATGGCACCGCCGGTCGTGGGCGCTGCCAGCAAGGTCCCCGCAAACACCAGCGCGACGACGGCAAAGCCGTGTTGTTTGATCATTGTTCTACCACTCCCTTGGATTTGGCCAATAAGGCAGAGTATGGCTCAGAGAGGGGCCGTCCGGGCCCCTGGACACGGGCGCGCGCACGTAGTGCGCCCAGTTGCCATCCCTCTCAAAGGTTTTTCGCCCCTGCGCAATGTGGCTGCGAATCATGAAGGCAGAGCCATCCCAGTAGTTTTCAAACTGTTCTCGTGGATACACTTTCAGGCCCCGTGCCGGGTCGCCAACAAACACCTCCCGCTCACTGATGCCCTTGATAATCACGAAGTGCCGGTACCCCTCCAGCGTCACAAGTGCGATCACCGGCAGGCGTACCTTCTCCCGGATGCCACTGAGCGGCAGCCGGAAACCGTCGGCCTGATAGCCTTCGGACTCCAGGTACCGTTTCATATCCAGCATGGAGAAGCCCTCACGGCGCACTTTATCCGGGTCGGCAAGAGCAAACATGCCGGTAAACACGTCTGCCTCGGTCACTTCATGCCCATAATGGAAAGACAGCAGTGAAGCCAGTGCCGCCGAACCGCAACTGAAGTCATACTGCTGTCGCATCACCGAACTGAATCGCTGTTCCTGGAAGCTTTCGACCTCCATCTCAAGCCCACCGCCCAAGCCCGGAATCATCACCGATCCGGCAAACGCAGTGGGCCACAGCAGGGCAGCACCTGCGGCTACAGACACTAGCCTCAACATTGCCATGGCCCACCTCCTGTCATCGGTTTATGAGAATATTTACCTGGGTGCTGTCCTGAATCACCACCTGGTTTCCGGTGTTCTGGATGACCGTGGCGATGCCGCTCATGTTGCCAAACGCCTGGTCAGAGATCGTGTTGTCGCCGGTCACTGAGGACCCGGACAAGACATTTCCCGTAACCGTGGCATTTTGCTCGGCGTCATTGAGTTGCCATTGCAGGGGGATACCCTGCCGCCCGCTGGCGCCGTCAAGTTGGTCGGCACTCATTGGATCCAGTCCCAACCACTCCTCGGCGCCGGCCGTGGTGGCCGACCCCAGGACCATCAGCACCCAGACTGCCTTCAGCATCCATCTGACTGAGTCATTCATGACATGCCTCCTGGCAGGAAACAGGCCGGACCCCGAACCGGGGCCACAGCCATCTTCCCTCAGTTGCCACCTGCTGACAGGTTGGACTGAACGCTCACGTTGGCCTGGGTCACACTGCCAACGCCGGCGTTCTGGGCAAAGGCGCCCACGCCCGTGAAGTTGGCGGAGCCACCGCCAATCTCGTTGGAGGCACTGGCCATGGTGGAGTTACCGGCACCAGCCGCATCGCCGTAGGTGGCGGACACGTCGGATACCGAGCCCTCGAGCTCGCCCTCGTTCATGAACACGCTCAGGGACAGCTCGAGATCGGAATCAGTGCTGTTGTCGGAGTGGTCCGAGTTGTCCGACATGTCGTTGCCGCTGTTCGCAATCTTGAACGAATCCTTCACATCGACACTGTTGTCGGAATTATCGGAGTTGTCGGAGTTGTCATTGCCACTGTCGGAAATCTTGAACGAATCCGTGGCGGTGTTGCTGTTGTCTTGATTCGTGGCGGTCGAACCGTTGTTGGCGTTGGTGTTTGGATCTCCATTTCCACCCAGGGTTGGGTCGGCGATAGCCGCTCCGGACAGGCCCAGGCCAAGTGCAATGGCAGTCGCAAGCACGGTTTTGTTCATAGTCATGTCGTCAATTCCTTTGATTTGATGTTGTTGGTTTCCAGGGGATCCTTTCCCAAACCGATGACTATCGGAGACAGCAGGGTCCAGACCCGCCGGGGGGCCAAAGCGATTCCCGTGCCAGCTTTTCCTGCACCCTCGGCAAAAGATTGATCTGATAGCCTTTTTTTTGGTTTCCACCCGAACGCACAGAGCGGATAAATCCCGGACACCTGTTTCATTGGTGAAACAGCTTGTCTATCGTCTTCAAGGACACTTGGAAGAATTCAGTGCTCGATTCATGAAGATAGGAATCTATCCCGGTGTTAAAAATCCAGAATGCCGGTGTCCAGATTCCGTCACACATCTGTCGCCTAAATGTCGGCTGGCTCACAAACCGGTCATGAAATTCTGGTAATGTCAGGCATGTTACCGTTCTGCCACGGCAGGGACGCACAGACGGGGCCTGGCTCCGTATCGTTAAGCCATACAGTAAGGAAGGTTTATGTCGACAGAGCTTTATCAGATCGTGTTTGCGGGACAGATTCTGGACGGATTTGACGAACCGCAGGTGAAAGCCAATCTGAAAGATCTTTTCAACGCCACCGATGAACGCATTGAACGCCTGTTCGCCCCAACCACCGACGCACCGGCGATCAAGTCCAATCTGAACCACGAAGAGGCGGCGATCTACCACAAGCGCCTGACCGCTGCCGGTGCCGACGTTCGGATTTCATCCCAGAACAGAGCGCCTGCCGCCCCGGCAAAGGCGGCCCCGGCACAACAGGAACCGGCCGGAACCGCGCCGGCCAATGACACGGATGAAGCCTCTGGCAACCGCAAGCGCGCTCCCCTGGAATTCACCGGGCGGGGCGGCGAGTACTTCGGCATCTGGATCGTCAATATCCTTCTGACCATCGTGACCCTGGGCATCTATTCGGCCTGGGCCACGGTTCGCAACAACCAGTATTTCTATGGCAACACACTTCTGGACGGCGCCAGCTTCCAGTATCTTGCCAGCCCGATCACCATCCTCAAGGGCCGGCTGATTGCACTCGCCGTCCTGGTTGCCTACGTGGCCCTGTCGGAACTGTTCGTCGAGGCGGCCATCGCCTTCGCCGTCGCTTTTTTGTTCCTGGTGCCCTGGATCATGATCCGTTCACTGCGTTTCAACGCCATCAACAGCGCCTACCGCAACATCCGGTTTGACTTCCAGGGCACCTACGGCCAGGCCTTCATGGTCGCCTTCGTATGGCCCCTGCTGAACCTGCTGTGCCTGATGCTGCTGACGCCTCTGGTACTCAAGAAAACCCACCAGTTTGTCGCCAACGGCAGCCGTTACGGCACCACCGGCTTTGACCTGGCCGTGACGACCAAGGCGTATTACCTGCTGTTCGGCAAGGCCCTGTTGCTGGCACTCGGCTTCGGTGCCGGCGCTTACCTGAGCGCCCAGGCAAACATGCCGGTGCTGGCCGCCATCATTGGCGGTATCGGTTACCTGACGCTCTTCGGCTTCTTCATGGCCGGTGTGGCCAACCTGTTCCTGAACTCAACCGAGCTGGCCGAGCACCGCTTCGAGTCGAAACTGGGGCCGGCACAGATGGTCTGGATCTATCTGAGCAACAGTCTGCTGGTCGTCCTCACCCTTGGCCTCTTCACGCCCTGGGCCAAAGTTCGCATGGCGCGCTACCGCGCCGCCTGTACAACCATGCTGATTTCCGGTGATCTGGACCATTTCGTCGCCGCTGAGCAGAACCGCGCCAGCGCCCTGGGTCAGGAACTGGGAGATGCCTTTGATGTCGAATTCGCCGCTATCTGATCTGGCCATTGAAGGGCAGTTCTATTCCGGCGACAATTCCCACCGACAGGACGCCCTGCTGCGTTCTGTCGGTGGTGAGCTGATCCTGGCCACCGCATTCCACCAACGGCACCTGTCGCTGCAGGATCTCACCATCTCGCCACGGGTGGGCAACACCCCGCGATACCTTCACCTGCCGGATGACGGCGTCTTCGAAACCAGCGATAACGATGGCGTGGACCAGCTTGGCCGGAGGGCGTCAACGGGACGCATCGCGCGCCTGCTGCATCGGCTGGAGAACCACCTGGGGCTGATCCTGACGGCGGTGGTGGTCACCGTCGCGGTCACCGCGTTTGCCTTTGTCTACGGCGTTCCCTGGACCGCCAAGGCCATCGCCTATGCCCTGCCTGACAGCATCGCCGAGCAGGCCGGGGAGTCGACGCTGGCTTCCCTGGACAGCACCTGGCTCGACCCTTCCGAACTCTCCAACGATCGCCAGCAGTCGCTCCAACGCCACTTCGAGCCCTTCCTGACACCGGTTGGCGGGCAG
Coding sequences within it:
- a CDS encoding transporter, encoding MRKPLLFPLFASACLMPATGIAQTDSAGDVPASPEEAEAKKEQVTDIASITSDRGIVTRPGRLTIEPAFSHAHSNATRVAIEGYTVIPALLVGLINISEIQRDIFVGALTFKYGFTSRFEADVRVPWLSVNEDLRERQAFEGTPVDTLRESSGEGLGDVELSARYQLNDGLEGWPYVIGVFRVKTPTGEGPYDVDQRVVEDSEGNPIGVELEERPTGSGFWSFEPGFSFIYPSDPAVLYGSLSYVWTMKEDQGPENGGEVDPGDVVRFGFGMGFAFNERTSFSLGYDHSVIRKTSFETNSDLFGANFDRIQVGSLSFGLAQRLSTNTTLSLTVNVGVTENAPNSELTLKLPITL
- a CDS encoding C39 family peptidase codes for the protein MAMLRLVSVAAGAALLWPTAFAGSVMIPGLGGGLEMEVESFQEQRFSSVMRQQYDFSCGSAALASLLSFHYGHEVTEADVFTGMFALADPDKVRREGFSMLDMKRYLESEGYQADGFRLPLSGIREKVRLPVIALVTLEGYRHFVIIKGISEREVFVGDPARGLKVYPREQFENYWDGSAFMIRSHIAQGRKTFERDGNWAHYVRAPVSRGPDGPSLSHTLPYWPNPREW
- a CDS encoding M48 family metallopeptidase gives rise to the protein MSNSPLSDLAIEGQFYSGDNSHRQDALLRSVGGELILATAFHQRHLSLQDLTISPRVGNTPRYLHLPDDGVFETSDNDGVDQLGRRASTGRIARLLHRLENHLGLILTAVVVTVAVTAFAFVYGVPWTAKAIAYALPDSIAEQAGESTLASLDSTWLDPSELSNDRQQSLQRHFEPFLTPVGGQELTVLFRSAPAIGANALALPDGTLIFTDELVELAENDDELVAILAHEIGHVEHRHGMQGMVQSSLTFWLIVMMTGDLSAFSDTTVMVPAVLMSLSYSRKMERQADQYALETLQRHDLDPGHFANIMARLAELEDVSQGDADDEGEEEKSHWSRLGDLLSSHPVTEERIQRFREAAFR
- a CDS encoding YjgN family protein, with protein sequence MSTELYQIVFAGQILDGFDEPQVKANLKDLFNATDERIERLFAPTTDAPAIKSNLNHEEAAIYHKRLTAAGADVRISSQNRAPAAPAKAAPAQQEPAGTAPANDTDEASGNRKRAPLEFTGRGGEYFGIWIVNILLTIVTLGIYSAWATVRNNQYFYGNTLLDGASFQYLASPITILKGRLIALAVLVAYVALSELFVEAAIAFAVAFLFLVPWIMIRSLRFNAINSAYRNIRFDFQGTYGQAFMVAFVWPLLNLLCLMLLTPLVLKKTHQFVANGSRYGTTGFDLAVTTKAYYLLFGKALLLALGFGAGAYLSAQANMPVLAAIIGGIGYLTLFGFFMAGVANLFLNSTELAEHRFESKLGPAQMVWIYLSNSLLVVLTLGLFTPWAKVRMARYRAACTTMLISGDLDHFVAAEQNRASALGQELGDAFDVEFAAI
- a CDS encoding sigma-54-dependent transcriptional regulator, which encodes MMEKRPLVWLSAAHTNTTVRKALGSRWNLIDFNPENPVPIQLSPPDDAKVGVLDLTRIPPDDLPWLDQWLEALSLSYWVGIVPHRPITGTRTAQLITRYCSDFHTLPVNHERLDTVLGHLWGMATIREPAVGLPRDDYQALVLEGTSQAIRQVRGLLRRFAVTPEPVLITGESGTGKDAAARFIHEHSTRASGPLVTVNCAALPDSLTQSELFGYEKGAFTHALSAHPGRLELANGGSLILSSIDELNLEQQSAILRFLQEGQIERIGGSEPIPIDSRIITTSSQPLTELVETGQFRSDVYYRLGGLEVKLPALKDRREDIPALAEALLEASNRGGKQKRLSEAAIQRLVNHSWPGNFRELQNRLRQGLLLCDREVIEPADLGLEPTGPEGDVPATSNLSLEEFRARADRQALSCSLALAHHNVSAAARILKISRVSFYRLMDKYNAGPQSGHHRQGSHHKGDPP